The Microbacterium foliorum genome has a window encoding:
- a CDS encoding TetR/AcrR family transcriptional regulator, producing MSTDERSAAPRRPRGPYVTGQARRQAIVDEALAVFSRTGFHGGSLREIAKRVGVTPAGLLHHFADKEELFAEVLRQRDEKVRAAAGDPAEHTLIEQAKRVVAHNRTSRGLTSLYAIISAEATDPDHPSHADFAARYRDRAAEAEQILRRGQVDGEVRDDVDPARAARLISAVMDGIQLQWLLDDSVDMVLLFDEFVARYLTPATAPIR from the coding sequence ATGAGCACGGATGAGCGGTCGGCGGCACCACGGAGGCCCCGTGGCCCGTACGTCACGGGGCAGGCGCGTCGCCAGGCCATCGTCGATGAAGCGCTCGCGGTGTTCTCCCGCACGGGATTCCACGGCGGATCCCTGCGGGAGATCGCGAAGCGGGTCGGAGTGACCCCGGCAGGGCTGCTGCACCACTTCGCCGACAAGGAGGAGCTGTTCGCCGAGGTGCTGCGCCAGCGCGACGAGAAGGTGCGGGCGGCGGCGGGCGACCCGGCGGAGCACACGCTGATCGAGCAGGCGAAGAGGGTCGTGGCCCATAACCGCACCTCGCGCGGGCTGACGTCGCTGTACGCCATCATCTCGGCGGAGGCGACCGACCCCGACCACCCCTCGCACGCCGACTTCGCAGCCCGCTACCGTGATCGCGCCGCCGAAGCCGAGCAGATCCTCCGCCGGGGGCAGGTCGACGGCGAGGTGCGCGACGACGTCGATCCCGCCCGTGCGGCACGACTGATCAGCGCGGTGATGGACGGCATCCAGCTGCAGTGGCTCCTCGACGACTCCGTCGACATGGTGCTGCTCTTCGACGAGTTCGTCGCGCGCTACCTGACTCCCGCCACGGCGCCGATCCGCTGA